The Pseudomonas sp. MPC6 nucleotide sequence TCGTCAGGAACCGCCGAATAGCGGGATTTGGAGAAAAATGTCGTTTTTATTGTGTACAATTTTTTTTAAAAGTGTCTTAATCGATGCCTCGCCGCAGCGTTTCGAGCTCCGAAACGATGCGGTCTCCTTTTCAACTGACTTCGGGAGGCGCGAGGCCTGACTGCTCCACGCAGCCAGGCGCGCAGAATCAATGGGACGTTTGACTACTCACATCTTAGACGCCGCACACGGTTGCCCGGGCAGCTCGATCAAGGTCGAGCTGTACCGCGTTGAAGGCTCGCAGCTGGAGCTGGTCGCCAGCGCGATCACCAACAGCGATGGCCGTGTCGATACACCGCTGCTGCAAGGCGATGACTACCGCTCCGGGGTCTACCAGATTCAGTTTCATGCGGGCGATTACTACCGCGCCCGGGGCGTGCAGCTCCCGGAGCCGGCGTTTCTGGATGTGGTGGTGCTACGGTTTGGCATCTGCGCCGAGCAAGATCACTACCACGTGCCGTTGCTGATTTCCCCTTACAGCTATTCAACCTACCGAGGAAGCTGATCCCCCAGGCAACTGTCTCAACATCGAAGCGACTGCGCATATAGCTTCTTTGGTCTTTCGCCCGCTCACACTGCGGGCTTTTTTTCGCGCTTCCAATGGCTCTGGAAGACACTTCATGTTCAACCTGGCTGCGGTCCCCCTGTAGGAAGCTGGCTTGTCGGATCGTCGCAAGGCCGCGAAGGCGACCGTACAGCCGACCCTGCTCTGTCGGCTGTACACAACCTGAGTCCCTGAAGGACCTTTCTAGCGCCTTGGATCGTCGGTTCGTACGATAAAAACCGAATCCGGGTGATCGGCCAGGATCTGTCCGCCACCTTTGAGCCAGATCAGTTTGTTGGCGGCCTCGGCGTTTTGCACCGCGCGCATGGCCGCCGGGCCAATCAGTTCCGGTAGCCGCTCGGGGACATATCTGCGTTCGTCGGCGGGGGAGATCTGAACTTTACGGCCGTGAATGCGGTGCAGGCTCATGTAGAACACAAAGTCATGTCCGGTTCGTGTGAACACCACCGTTGGAAAGGTATGGGCGGGGCCCAGCTCGAACACGGTATATCCATTGCGAGTCAACAGGTCCTTCATGAATCGTTTGATGGCCCCGGCAGTCAGGGACGAGGAGAAATATCTCCACTCCCCCGAGAATTTTTGCGAATCAAACTGCAGTCGTTGCAGAGGCACCTGATCGGCGGGGTCAGGCAGCTCCACTATCCGGTGTGAGCCTTTGCCTGGAATCGTTTGTAATACCGAGAGCATGAGCAGCGGGTCGGCCAGCTCTGGCCGTGGCGTTACGCTTGAGGTCTTCCAGTCAGTGAAGACTTGCCGCAGGGTCGTCAACCCGGCGCCGGTGGCAATGTCGGAACCGTTGGCGAGGGAAAACTGTTTTCTCGCGACGTTCAGCAGCGATAGGTCTGACAGCTCGGGAAAGTAAGCGGCGACATAGTCGGTCAGCGTCCTGTCAAAAGGCAGTCTTGGATCGACTTCCCAGTGGTGAGTCGGCGGGACCTGGATCGCGCCACGGGGTTGTTGTTCGATGTGTTGCCGCAGGGTTGCCTGGAACAGATCGAAGTCGTAGATCAGGTGCGCCGGGTTTTTGATATAGGCAATCGGATGGTCCGATGCATCAACGCGCGGCACTGTCTTGTAGCGAACGCCCTCGATGCTGATGTCTCCGGGCGAAGCATGGTGGGCGGCGATCCCCCAGTTTTTCCAGGGCTCGGAGGATGCGCCGGTGTCGGGTATCCGTGGTCGCCTGGACGTCCCCGCTTCTAGCCCATCACCTGCCAGTGGGTGGCGGGTAATAATCAGTTCCGAATCCCCGGTGCCAATGCTGACGGCCCGAACCTGACGCCATGCGAGCGTGCCTTCCACCCGCTCAAGCCGCGGGCCGGACGGCTCCAGTTCCGAGAGTCGTTTGACGCGCAAATGGCCGTGCCTATCGGTCCCCAGCAGCACCGTCCCGCCATCGACGAGATCGACAAACTTGCGCCTGGAGCTAATTGATCGGAACCCGGTCAGCGGGTCGGGTGCGGGCAGCCGGTCAACCATTTTCGGTGGCAGGTAGTAATGGCTGATGGGGTGGTCGGTGGTGATTCGGCTGATGTGGGTGCTGGCAGGGAGATCGGTTATTTCAACTGCCGCAGGTTGGGCATCCGGCGCTGCCGAGTGCTCAGGGTAGAGGTGGGGCTGTGACAGATCGGGCTCATGACCAGGCAGAATGCCAGGGCGCCTGGGTAAGTGATCCGCGGTCGTGTCGCGTCGGCCGGGGGTACTGTCGTTTGTAGAACCCGGGGCTTTGGGTCGGCTGGGGTATTTTGGGCTCATGGAAATCCGTGCTCCGTTGAGATCGTATGAATGTTTGGTGTATCAGGCGGTTCTCGCCAGCTTCATGTAATGACTCCAGTCATAAGAGCGAACGCGTAGACAAGTGCGTCGGGTCCGTGCAGATCACTCAATCTGGAAGCCTTCAAATGTCTTACCAGACCCCTACAGGCTCTGGGCCGCCTGCATGGCGGTCCTGTTTATCGCTAATAAATAATCGCCTTTGGCTATGTTTGTGCTTGTGCCTGAACGGTTACTGTCCCTCGATTTTTTGAAAGTGTGGAATCCCAGGGTATTGAAAGCCGTCTCTTTCTGGGGAGAGTAAGCGTTGGTAATAATCACTTGCGCTCCGTTTTTACTCAGCGGTATTACGTGCTCTTCAATTTTTGTTATGAAGGCCTCCACGGATAGATGGGTGTCGCTGAAATGGCCGCTTAAAATGATTAAATCGTTTTTATTTTTGCTTTCGTCACGCAAACTATCCAATAGCGTCCACCCGTCCTCGTTCGCGACATGGGTGGGGTGCTTTGCGCTGGCATGAAGGTGGCTGATGTAATTGATGTGATCGTTGTTCGCCAGTCCGGCGGAAAATAATCTGACCGTCGGGCCGTCTGTCAACATCATGGAAACAGGGAAATGCAAGCTATGGTTTCCGGTGTTTAGCTTTTTTATTTCAACAATGCCGGTGTTGCGCTGGTTGTTGTTTTGAGTGATATAAAATACTGCAGCCAGAAAGGCTTTTTCGTTAGCAGTGGGCGGCGGGAGGCTGATAACGAGC carries:
- the uraH gene encoding hydroxyisourate hydrolase — encoded protein: MGRLTTHILDAAHGCPGSSIKVELYRVEGSQLELVASAITNSDGRVDTPLLQGDDYRSGVYQIQFHAGDYYRARGVQLPEPAFLDVVVLRFGICAEQDHYHVPLLISPYSYSTYRGS